The following proteins are encoded in a genomic region of Corythoichthys intestinalis isolate RoL2023-P3 chromosome 5, ASM3026506v1, whole genome shotgun sequence:
- the armc10 gene encoding armadillo repeat-containing protein 10, with the protein MGDGGSITPRIGTMKTLLGLIAGAGASYVIYKLISGGSLRRYKKSGRHAVAASKDNDDNSVRPDSLLAKVSGLEVVCPPKSDDSYDLIQQSAGDLEPHHLKLLLTSLKNSNSTPCKCRLLVTLGNAAAFTVNQNVIRECDGIAVIGGFLSDSAQEVKVQALNVLNNLCVNTQNQEELKVYVPQVLELIEMSSVNSDLQLGALRLLTNLSVTDKHHHMLKDSVTLLLSLLVVGNASLQVQTLKVLVNLSSNPDIMDDIVQAQAPASVMLLFDVQTASPVLLRLLTFAGNLQAWRPSAQVAKELRLKHDCLFRVMLDESSELNRRLVDLLSHPDREIQGQVARILT; encoded by the exons ATGGGCGACGGAGGCAGCATCACTCCTCGAATTGGTACTATGAAGACGCTGCTTGGACTAATTGCTGGTGCTGGAGCATCTTATGTCATTTATAAACTTATAAGTGGGGGAAGTTTGAGGCGATACAAGAAAAGTGGACGCCATGCAGTCGCGGCTTCAAAGGACAATGACGATAATAGCGTGCGGCCAGACAGTCTGTTGGCCAAAGTGTCCGGACTGGAAGTTGTATGTCCCCCAAAGAGTGATGATTCGT ATGACCTCATCCAACAGTCTGCAGGTGACCTGGAACCACACCACCTGAAATTGCTGCTGACAAGCCTAAAAAACAGCAATAGCACACCATGCAAATGTCGTCTATTGGTGACTTTAGGAAACGCCGCAGCGTTTACAGTCAATCAG AATGTTATACGTGAATGTGACGGGATTGCTGTCATAGGTGGCTTCCTCTCTGACTCTGCGCAAGAGGTTAAAGTGCAGGCTTTGAATGTTTTAAACAATCTGTGTGTGAACACACAAAACCAGGAGGAACTGAAG GTTTACGTGCCACAAGTGCTGGAGTTGATTGAGATGTCGTCGGTGAACTCTGACCTTCAACTGGGTGCTCTCAGGCTGTTAACCAACTTGTCCGTCACGGACAAACATCATCACATGCTCAAAGACTCAGTGACGCTGCTACTCTCACTGCTGGTGGTGGGCAACGCCAGTTTACAg GTTCAGACCTTGAAGGTTTTGGTGAATTTATCATCGAACCCGGACATAATGGATGATATCGTTCAGgctcag gctccTGCTTCCGTCATGCTGCTATTCGACGTGCAAACGGCGTCCCCGGTGCTTCTGCGACTACTGACGTTCGCGGGCAACCTTCAGGCTTGGAGGCCTTCGGCGCAGGTGGCCAAGGAACTCAGGCTCAAGCACGACTGCCTCTTCCGGGTCATGCTGGACGAGTCGTCGGAGCTCAACCGCCGACTGGTCGATTTGCTGTCGCACCCCGACAGGGAGATTCAAGGGCAGGTGGCCCGTATATTGACGTAG